In a single window of the Nicotiana tomentosiformis chromosome 10, ASM39032v3, whole genome shotgun sequence genome:
- the LOC138899880 gene encoding uncharacterized protein: MGIVEVCEAAFTKFQLMGSVYRQWQAYEEGRPADVAPLTWAQFSKMFLKEFVPHTLRDAWRTEFEQLHQVTMTAFEYALRFSKLSRQASALVSTTRESPQIFRGAQLWSQMQDDMGAGD; encoded by the coding sequence ATGGGCATTGTAGAGGTGTGCGAGGCCGCCTTTACTAAATTTCAGCTGATGGGGTCAGTATATAGGCAgtggcaggcttatgaggagggtaggccagctgatgtagcgccactcacttgggctcaattttctaAGATGTTTTTGAAGGAGTTTGTCCCACACACCCTCagggatgcgtggcgcacagagttcgagcagttgcaCCAGGTGACTATGACCGCGTTTGAGTACGCTTTGAGGTTCAGTAAGTTGTCTCGTCAAGCATCTGCTTTGGTTTCCACTACTAGAGAGAGTCCACAGATTTTTCGAGGGGCTCAATTATGGTCTCAGATGCAAGATGACATGGGAgctggagactga